In Saprospiraceae bacterium, one DNA window encodes the following:
- a CDS encoding sulfatase-like hydrolase/transferase has product MVAQINSKIFAQKRPNILILFTDDHSYNTIGALGNKSIKTTNLDRLVKEGTAFTRASCLGGKHGALCIVSRAGIMTGLYLNSLKGGADVIPAEITMMPEHLKAHGYKTFATGKWHNDKESFVRAFEDGDNIFFGGMNFPKDGGHEHTLMYHFDPNGQYPKTTQFRAEKYSSTMFADAAIAYLKKNKDVQQPFFAYVAFTSPHDPRTPPPPFDKMYDPDKIPLPKNFLPKHPFDNGEMEVRDEKLLPVPRTGEMIQKEIALYYGMISEVDAQIGRILDALKTNGLDKNTLVIFAGDNGLAVGQHGLIGKQSVYDHSMRVPLILKGPKIPKNKKNHALASLSDIFPTVCSYLNLKTPETSEGKNLMEAIVNPRKVFRENMYYKYRDIQLAVRTNDNWKLIKYNVDGTERTQLFNLNQDQYETNNLAGKPQYQKKQIELTNILKREMAFYRDELDIDKPDWGRKKSK; this is encoded by the coding sequence ATGGTCGCTCAGATCAATAGTAAGATTTTTGCTCAGAAAAGACCCAATATCCTGATACTCTTTACTGATGATCACAGCTATAATACTATCGGTGCATTAGGCAATAAATCCATTAAAACAACTAATTTAGACAGATTGGTCAAAGAAGGTACTGCTTTTACCAGAGCCAGTTGTCTTGGCGGCAAGCATGGTGCATTGTGTATAGTGAGTCGTGCAGGTATTATGACAGGTCTTTATTTAAATAGCCTCAAGGGAGGTGCAGATGTGATTCCGGCCGAAATCACCATGATGCCTGAGCATCTTAAAGCCCATGGATATAAAACTTTTGCTACAGGCAAGTGGCACAATGATAAAGAGTCATTTGTCAGAGCATTTGAAGATGGTGACAATATCTTTTTCGGAGGCATGAATTTTCCTAAAGATGGAGGTCATGAGCATACCTTAATGTATCATTTTGATCCGAATGGTCAGTATCCCAAAACAACTCAGTTCAGGGCTGAAAAATATTCCAGTACCATGTTTGCCGATGCAGCAATAGCCTATTTGAAAAAAAACAAGGATGTCCAACAGCCCTTTTTTGCTTATGTAGCATTCACATCGCCTCATGACCCTCGTACGCCTCCGCCACCTTTTGACAAGATGTATGATCCCGATAAAATTCCGCTGCCAAAAAACTTTTTGCCAAAACATCCTTTTGACAATGGCGAAATGGAAGTCAGGGATGAAAAATTATTGCCGGTACCAAGGACAGGAGAAATGATTCAAAAAGAAATAGCCTTGTATTATGGTATGATCAGCGAAGTAGATGCTCAAATCGGACGTATCCTGGATGCTTTGAAAACCAATGGACTGGATAAAAATACTTTAGTCATCTTTGCGGGAGATAATGGATTGGCTGTCGGTCAGCACGGGTTGATAGGAAAACAAAGTGTGTATGATCATAGTATGCGTGTACCATTAATCCTGAAAGGCCCAAAAATCCCAAAAAATAAAAAAAATCATGCTTTGGCGTCTCTTTCAGATATATTTCCAACTGTTTGCAGCTACCTGAATCTTAAAACACCTGAAACATCCGAAGGTAAAAACCTGATGGAAGCCATAGTAAATCCGCGTAAAGTCTTCAGAGAGAACATGTACTACAAATACAGGGATATTCAGTTGGCAGTACGAACTAATGATAATTGGAAGCTGATCAAATACAATGTGGATGGTACAGAACGTACGCAATTATTTAATCTCAATCAGGATCAGTATGAAACAAATAATTTGGCAGGAAAGCCTCAGTATCAAAAAAAGCAAATCGAATTGACAAATATTTTAAAAAGGGAAATGGCGTTTTATCGCGATGAGCTGGATATAGATAAACCTGATTGGGGTAGGAAGAAGAGTAAATAA
- a CDS encoding alpha-hydroxy-acid oxidizing protein, with translation MNPLYNTNYPGIDDLRNRAKARIPRFAFEYLDGGCNEDVNLHKNTSELREVELKPHYLSPHTESNLRTNLFGVTYDAPFGIAPVGLQGLMWPNAAEILAKAAFKHNIPFVLSTVTTSSIERIGEITEGKFWFQLYHPADNNLRDDILKRAADAGCKTLCVLCDVPTFGFRPRDIRNGLAMPPRMTLANMLQVMGRPNWAISTLIHGQPEFAIMKKYMPKGLNMAQLGAYMNATFSGRVNEAKIAPIRDMWKGNLVLKGVASEQDTEMAIRLGFDGIIVSNHGGRQLDAGQSSIKSLSPIVDKYKDKLSIMMDSGLRSGPDIARTLACGADFTFLGRSFMYAVAALGTEGGDHMINILKTQLKQVMEQVCSAEVHDLPNHLIKK, from the coding sequence ATGAATCCACTTTATAATACAAACTATCCCGGCATAGACGACCTCAGAAATCGAGCGAAGGCACGCATCCCTCGTTTTGCATTCGAATATCTAGACGGAGGCTGCAATGAGGATGTAAATCTTCACAAAAATACTTCAGAACTAAGAGAAGTGGAACTTAAGCCACATTACCTCAGTCCGCATACTGAATCAAACTTAAGAACTAATCTCTTTGGTGTGACATATGATGCCCCTTTTGGTATCGCACCTGTAGGATTGCAAGGCTTGATGTGGCCCAACGCTGCGGAAATCCTTGCAAAAGCAGCTTTCAAACATAATATTCCCTTTGTACTGAGTACAGTGACAACTTCAAGCATCGAACGTATAGGTGAAATCACCGAAGGTAAATTTTGGTTTCAACTCTATCATCCTGCTGATAACAATTTACGAGATGATATACTAAAAAGAGCCGCTGATGCAGGATGTAAGACGCTATGTGTACTATGTGATGTGCCTACTTTTGGCTTCAGGCCAAGAGACATCCGCAATGGTCTGGCGATGCCTCCCAGAATGACTCTGGCCAATATGTTACAGGTAATGGGTCGTCCCAACTGGGCCATCAGTACACTTATACACGGACAACCTGAATTTGCTATAATGAAAAAATACATGCCCAAAGGTCTGAACATGGCTCAACTCGGAGCTTACATGAATGCTACTTTTTCGGGACGAGTCAATGAAGCAAAAATAGCTCCTATCAGAGATATGTGGAAAGGCAATCTTGTACTCAAAGGTGTGGCCAGCGAGCAGGATACAGAGATGGCTATACGATTGGGATTTGACGGAATCATCGTCTCCAATCACGGAGGAAGACAATTAGATGCCGGCCAATCTTCAATAAAATCATTATCTCCGATTGTGGACAAGTACAAGGATAAACTCTCTATCATGATGGATAGTGGATTGCGCTCAGGACCTGATATAGCACGTACCCTGGCTTGTGGAGCAGATTTTACATTCCTTGGGAGATCCTTTATGTATGCTGTAGCAGCACTTGGTACTGAAGGTGGTGACCATATGATTAATATTCTAAAAACGCAACTAAAACAAGTGATGGAACAGGTCTGCAGTGCTGAAGTGCATGATCTTCCCAATCACCTTATCAAAAAGTAA
- a CDS encoding L-rhamnose mutarotase → MQRFCLALDLMDDPQLIAEYERYHERIPEAIDKSIRDSGITNLEIYRIGSRLFMILEANDDFTFEKKGKMDADNPDVQAWETLMWKFQKPLKEAKEGEKWIFMNRIFQL, encoded by the coding sequence ATGCAACGTTTCTGTCTCGCCTTAGATCTCATGGATGATCCTCAGCTCATTGCGGAATATGAGCGATATCATGAACGGATACCAGAAGCCATAGATAAAAGTATCAGGGACTCAGGCATTACCAATCTTGAGATTTATCGCATCGGTAGCCGGCTCTTTATGATCCTCGAAGCCAATGATGATTTTACTTTTGAGAAAAAAGGCAAGATGGATGCTGACAATCCGGATGTACAGGCTTGGGAGACCCTCATGTGGAAATTCCAAAAGCCATTAAAAGAAGCCAAAGAAGGCGAAAAATGGATTTTTATGAATAGAATTTTTCAGCTTTAA
- a CDS encoding altronate dehydratase, with protein sequence MSEKKTIAHLHPDDNVLVALKDLPKGTTINHNGSNLVLAQDIEAKHKFSIKSLHIGDEVIMYGVLVGKAIQPIAQGEWISTTNLKHDAEPYSLSNRGQKTDWILPDITKWKNRTFNGYHRSDGKVGTRNFWLVIPLVFCENRNIMMLKDAFERELGFAQPEKYRLQVRQLLELYKSGKPTEIDQLTFDEDQNKPTVRNPIFPNVDGIKFLTHEMGCGGTNEDCQLLAEVFAGMCINPNVAGITVLSLGCQKTQIEDLQAAIKNRTNHFDKPLLYYNQQTYGTEYALMSAAIRDTFKGLIQINNIRRKPAPLSKINLGLKCGGSDGFSGISANPALGHASDILVALGGTTLLAEFPELCGVEQDLINRCEKAEDAEKFIYLMDTYNDEAKSQGSGFDMNPSKGNIKDGLITDAIKSAGAAKKGGNASVSGVLRYTELPKKGGLHLLCTPGNDVLATTGMAVSGANLIVFTTGLGTPTGNAITPTVKVSTNNLLATKMPDIIDFDSGTIISGEETIAENGEAMLEYLIGLASGECLTNAEILGQDDFIPWRRGVNL encoded by the coding sequence ATGTCTGAAAAGAAAACAATAGCACACCTCCATCCTGATGATAATGTCCTGGTAGCACTGAAAGATCTGCCAAAGGGAACAACCATTAACCACAATGGAAGCAATTTGGTATTAGCTCAGGATATCGAAGCAAAACATAAATTTTCCATAAAGTCACTCCATATAGGCGATGAAGTTATCATGTATGGTGTACTTGTTGGTAAAGCCATCCAACCCATTGCTCAGGGTGAGTGGATATCTACAACCAATTTAAAGCATGATGCTGAGCCATACAGTTTATCCAACCGTGGTCAAAAGACAGATTGGATACTTCCGGATATCACCAAATGGAAAAATCGAACATTCAATGGATATCATCGCAGTGATGGAAAAGTGGGAACCCGAAATTTTTGGCTGGTCATTCCCCTCGTTTTTTGCGAAAACCGCAACATCATGATGCTGAAAGATGCTTTCGAAAGAGAGTTGGGGTTTGCGCAGCCTGAAAAGTATCGTCTTCAGGTCAGACAATTGCTTGAACTATATAAAAGTGGAAAACCGACAGAAATAGACCAGCTCACATTTGACGAAGACCAAAACAAACCAACAGTCAGAAACCCTATTTTCCCCAATGTGGATGGCATAAAGTTTCTGACCCACGAAATGGGCTGTGGCGGCACCAATGAGGACTGTCAGTTATTGGCCGAAGTTTTTGCAGGCATGTGTATCAATCCCAATGTAGCAGGTATAACCGTCCTGAGCCTCGGCTGTCAAAAAACCCAAATCGAAGATCTGCAGGCAGCAATTAAAAACAGAACCAACCACTTTGACAAGCCATTACTGTACTATAATCAGCAAACTTATGGGACAGAGTATGCTCTCATGAGCGCTGCCATCAGAGACACATTCAAAGGTCTGATACAAATCAATAACATCCGACGCAAACCAGCTCCGCTTTCTAAAATCAATCTCGGTTTAAAATGTGGCGGTTCTGATGGTTTTTCAGGTATTTCTGCTAATCCGGCTCTTGGTCATGCTTCAGACATTTTGGTGGCTCTGGGCGGTACGACATTACTCGCTGAGTTTCCGGAACTATGTGGTGTGGAGCAGGATCTTATCAATCGCTGTGAGAAGGCAGAAGATGCTGAAAAATTTATCTATCTCATGGATACATACAACGATGAAGCAAAATCACAGGGCTCAGGCTTTGACATGAACCCATCCAAAGGTAATATAAAGGATGGTCTGATCACCGATGCCATCAAATCCGCAGGGGCTGCTAAAAAGGGAGGAAATGCGTCTGTTTCCGGGGTATTACGGTATACTGAGTTGCCGAAAAAAGGAGGTTTACATTTGCTCTGTACTCCGGGAAATGATGTCCTTGCCACTACAGGTATGGCTGTTTCCGGTGCTAACCTGATTGTGTTTACTACAGGGCTCGGAACACCCACAGGAAATGCGATCACTCCTACAGTAAAAGTATCTACAAACAACCTATTGGCCACAAAAATGCCGGACATCATTGATTTTGATTCAGGTACTATCATCTCCGGTGAGGAAACGATTGCCGAAAATGGAGAAGCCATGCTGGAATATCTCATAGGTTTAGCCTCAGGTGAATGCCTCACAAATGCTGAAATATTGGGCCAGGATGATTTTATACCGTGGAGGAGAGGAGTGAATTTATAG
- a CDS encoding alpha-L-fucosidase — protein sequence MKIRFFLLFVILLSTIPLTYTQSYTPTQANLESRKLFQDMKYGMFIHWGASSILGHGEWVMNNRNIHVSEYKKLVNVFDPHLFNAQEWVSLAKSSGMKYITFITRHHDGFSNWDTRYSDWKITKTPYGKDLLKQLSDECKKQDIKLILYYSLLDWSRDDYQYSTGKTGKGTGRTKKEPWQNYLDFMNNQLTELLTNYGEISGIWLDGHWDQLDNDHDKSLKSKVDWKYDIMYSLIHKLQPKCLIGNNHHLTPIPGEDFQMFEKDLPGQNTTGFGGADISALPLESCETMNDNWGYSITDRNFKSSEKLIKYLVNAAGRNANFLLNIGPRPDGTIQEEFKDTLAVVGKWLQKNGESIYGTRGNVYPVQNWGVITHKQKTYYLHILDWSKIMNPLFLTGFNYGIKDITMLRDNTKVTFKQQEEGTFIYLKDTKPDPIDTIIKIELK from the coding sequence ATGAAGATCCGTTTTTTTCTTTTATTCGTGATTTTATTGTCAACAATACCATTGACATATACTCAATCATATACGCCAACACAAGCCAATCTCGAATCGAGAAAATTGTTTCAGGATATGAAGTATGGTATGTTTATACATTGGGGTGCATCCAGTATTTTGGGACACGGAGAGTGGGTGATGAATAACCGTAATATCCATGTCTCTGAATACAAAAAGTTGGTCAATGTATTTGATCCGCACCTTTTCAATGCACAGGAATGGGTAAGCCTTGCCAAAAGCAGTGGTATGAAATATATCACTTTTATCACCAGACATCACGATGGGTTCAGCAATTGGGATACCAGATATTCTGACTGGAAAATCACTAAAACCCCTTATGGCAAAGATTTACTCAAACAGTTGTCTGACGAATGCAAAAAGCAGGATATCAAGCTTATTTTATATTATTCTCTCCTCGACTGGAGCAGAGATGACTACCAATACAGCACAGGTAAAACAGGAAAAGGTACCGGGAGAACAAAAAAGGAACCCTGGCAAAACTATCTTGATTTTATGAATAATCAATTGACAGAATTGCTTACAAATTATGGTGAGATTAGTGGCATTTGGCTGGACGGACATTGGGATCAATTGGACAATGATCACGACAAATCTCTCAAGTCTAAAGTGGATTGGAAGTATGATATCATGTACTCATTGATACACAAGCTGCAGCCAAAATGCCTGATAGGAAACAATCACCATCTGACACCTATACCCGGGGAAGATTTTCAAATGTTTGAAAAAGACCTGCCAGGCCAAAATACAACGGGCTTTGGGGGTGCGGACATCTCGGCCTTACCACTCGAAAGCTGCGAAACGATGAATGACAATTGGGGCTACAGCATCACTGACCGCAATTTTAAGTCATCAGAAAAACTCATCAAATATCTTGTCAATGCAGCCGGAAGAAATGCAAATTTCCTCCTGAATATAGGTCCGAGACCTGATGGCACCATTCAGGAAGAGTTTAAGGACACGTTGGCTGTAGTAGGCAAATGGTTGCAAAAAAATGGGGAATCCATTTACGGCACCAGAGGTAATGTATATCCTGTACAGAATTGGGGAGTCATCACTCATAAACAGAAAACATATTACCTCCACATTCTTGATTGGTCCAAGATTATGAATCCACTATTTTTAACCGGATTTAATTATGGTATCAAAGATATTACAATGCTAAGAGACAATACAAAAGTTACTTTCAAACAACAGGAAGAAGGCACTTTTATATATCTGAAAGATACTAAACCGGATCCGATTGATACCATTATAAAAATAGAGCTTAAGTAG